TCGGCGTCAATATGAAAGGCCTGGCCACTGTAAGGAATCTCCACCACCGCCGCGCGGCTGCTTTCCACGCTGGACAGGGCCTCGAACTCATCCCGGGCCAGTGCGGCGAGGTAAGCCAGCAGGCCCTCGCGTCCCTCGGCGTCAATGCGGACCACATCCAGCAGGCCGTCGCCCGGATCGGCGTGGGTGGCCAGCCGCAGGCGGGGGCCCGTGGCGCGCGTGTTCATCACTTCCAGCAGGGCAAAGGCCGTTTCGGGCGTTGGCTGGCCGTCCACGGTCAAACTCACGGGCGGCGGGTCAAAACTGGTCAGGGCGGTGGCCAGGGCCTGCACGGCGCGCAGGGGGCTTTTGCCAGATTCAGGGTCATATTCGGCCAGCACATCTGCAAAGGCGCCGCAGCCGCAGGCTTCCAGAAACAGGTCCTGCCCCCAGGGGCCCGTGACCCGGCCCAGGTCGAAGGGTTGCACCCGGGCGGCTGCGTACGAAGCCAGAATGTCCAGCGGCTGGCCCTGAATGCCCAGCGTGCGCGCCACATTGTTGGCCGTGCCCATGGGGACAATGCCCAGCACCACCCCGGCCCGCCCTGCCAGTTCCAGCGCGACGGCCCGCACCGTGCCGTCGCCGCCCGCCACAAACACAGGGCCTTGCGCGCTGTCCAGCGCCTCTTTCAGTTCATGCTCGGAGCTGGTGGCGCGGCATACGGGCCGGAAGCCAAGGCCGTGCAGCACGCCCACCAGGTCCTCGGGGGTGCAGTGGCCGCTGCCGCCAGCATTCGTGTTGTAAATCAGGGTCGCGTGGCCCCGGTCTGGCTGGGTGGGGGGTGCGCCGGTGACTGCGGTCATACCGTCACTGTAGACAGCCGGTCCGGCGCTTGCCTTGAGCAAACCGTGGGAGAAGGCGGCAGTTCAGATGGTCAGTTGAGGCGAGGCAGGGCCAGCGAGTGCCGTAAGCTGGGCTCTGCAC
This DNA window, taken from Deinococcus arcticus, encodes the following:
- a CDS encoding diacylglycerol/lipid kinase family protein, which codes for MTAVTGAPPTQPDRGHATLIYNTNAGGSGHCTPEDLVGVLHGLGFRPVCRATSSEHELKEALDSAQGPVFVAGGDGTVRAVALELAGRAGVVLGIVPMGTANNVARTLGIQGQPLDILASYAAARVQPFDLGRVTGPWGQDLFLEACGCGAFADVLAEYDPESGKSPLRAVQALATALTSFDPPPVSLTVDGQPTPETAFALLEVMNTRATGPRLRLATHADPGDGLLDVVRIDAEGREGLLAYLAALARDEFEALSSVESSRAAVVEIPYSGQAFHIDAEVRPPMPGVTGTVQVEAWPGALQVLVPEQGEG